A stretch of the Panicum virgatum strain AP13 chromosome 9N, P.virgatum_v5, whole genome shotgun sequence genome encodes the following:
- the LOC120688246 gene encoding sulfite exporter TauE/SafE family protein 4-like, producing the protein MEGNAGSLYGRLNRSSTRGFLAYVAAGGACAALLACFVLSAADPRAAEGRDGLLRLTSRSPRVWPDLAFNWRVVVATVVGFFGSAFGTVGGVGGGGIFVPMLNLVVGFDTKSAAALSKCMIMGASASSVWYNLQVSHPTKEAPVIDYKLALLFQPMLMLGITIGVELSVIFPYWLITILIIILFVGTSSRSFYKGILMWKEETRIIMETHEREEESKAACAANDVVIGSGYVEPLLTQPQPKVKSALETFLFNFRWKNILVLMSIWSCFLVLQVLKNNSKSCSTFYWLINILQVPVAVSVFLWEAVQLCRESRARRMNGNLVCVCEASIEWSPAQLIFCALCGLLGGTVGGLLGSGGGFILGPLLLELGCIPQVASATATFVMMFSSSLSVVEFYFLHRFPIPFAGYLIFVSVLAGFWGQCLVRKIVHVLKRASIIVFILSSVIFASALTMGVVGFQKSISMINNHEYMGFLDFCE; encoded by the exons ATGGAGGGGAACGCGGGCTCACTCTACGGCCGCCTCAACAGGTCCAGCACGCGGGGGTTCCTCGCCTACGTCGCCGCGGGGGGCGCctgcgcggccctcctcgcctgCTTCGTCCTCTCCGCCGCGgacccgcgcgccgccgagggCAGAGATGGCCTCCTACGCCTGACTTCCCGCTCCCCGCGCGTCTGGCCC GACCTCGCGTTCAACTGGCGGGTGGTGGTGGCCACCGTCGTCGGGTTCTTCGGCTCCGCGTTCGGCACCGtaggtggcgtcggcggcggcgggatcttCGTGCCCATGCTCAACCTCGTCGTCGGCTTCGACACCAagtccgccgccgcgctctccaAAT GCATGATCATGGGCGCCTCGGCGTCATCCGTGTGGTACAATCTCCAGGTGTCGCACCCGACCAAGGAGGCGCCCGTCATCGACTACAAGCTGGCGCTGCTCTTCCAACCCATGCTCATGCTCGGCATCACCATCGGAGTCGAGCTCAGCGTCATCTTCCCCTACTGGCTCATCACCATCCTCATCATAATCCTCTTCGTAG GCACTTCATCAAGGTCGTTCTACAAGGGAATTCTCATGTGGAAGGAGGAGACCAGGATTATT ATGGAGACGCACGAGAGAGAAGAGGAATCAAAGGCTGCTTGTGCCGCAAATGATG TGGTAATTGGCTCAGGCTACGTGGAGCCTCTCTTGACTCAGCCTCAGCCCAAGGTGAAGTCTGCATTG GAGACTTTTCTGTTCAATTTCAGGTGGAAGAATATCCTAGTTCTAATGTCTATCTGGTCATGTTTCTTGGTGCTGCAAGTTCTCAAG AATAATTCGAAATCATGCAGCACTTTCTACTGGCTAATCAACATTCTACAG GTTCCAGTTGCGGTGAGTGTGTTCCTGTGGGAGGCCGTGCAGCTATGCAGGGAGAGTCGTGCTCGCCGTATGAATGGGAacttagtgtgtgtgtgtgaggccTCTATCGAGTGGTCACCAGCACAACTGATCTTCTGCGCCCTCTGTGGTCTCCTCGGCGGGACTGTTGGTGGTCTTCTAGGATCTGGTGGTGGGTTCATCCTTGGTCCACTTCTTCTTGAGCTCGGGTGCATACCTCAG GTTGCAAGTGCAACAGCAACATTTGTGATGAtgttctcctcctccctctctgtgGTGGAGTTCTACTTCCTGCACAGATTCCCCATCCCCTTCG CTGGCTATCTCATCTTCGTTTCTGTACTGGCTGGATTCTGGGGCCAGTGCCTGGTTCGAAAGATTGTGCATGTGCTCAAGAGAGCATCGATAATTGTCTTCATCCTCTCCTCTGTCATCTTCGCCAGTGCTCTTACAATGG GCGTTGTTGGGTTCCAGAAGAGCATTTCCATGATCAACAACCATGAATACATGGGGTTCCTCGACTTCTGCGAGTAA
- the LOC120689763 gene encoding FK506-binding protein 5-like, translating into MLRQSSSRNHRSRGLKLKKALQITLLILVSVWLIYQVKHSYEKKASYSEDEGNDLHKDDKDQGLVIRLSRKDLPPKMEADSSTLDEKVEDEENDEMEQEMKRDENDEDPIDEQDLEKDEDLPEPGEHSADKDGDDVGVFEDEEHKERSQEDQEKSFHGDNVSSAVTHDPPSSEQDELSDHAQEKVLFVDDASTAVPHENHKAGSKEEVRRAREKSFRGDDVASSVDHDAKVTKPLPEEQLNTMDRIFEGTTNLSNGISFRGPGVNGSNATGGHVATPTNMSSHQDADIPSMNPESKTHPTPANLTSHHEQTNSTLNGQTEQQMNSTAVLQGQVQPLTDQTSSVELHSPPNGTLAQVTDGQKSTSGAGNDDNNTGASSTLVDNKADSEDAHKEDVDVSTKIMNRAMSEEEVVPE; encoded by the coding sequence ATGTTGAGGCAGAGTTCTAGTAGAAATCACAGATCCAGAGGTCTGAAGCTGAAGAAGGCTCTCCAGATAACTCTCTTGATTCTGGTTTCTGTTTGGTTGATCTACCAAGTTAAGCATTCTTATGAGAAGAAGGCGTCATATAGCGAAGATGAAGGGAATGATCTACATAAAGATGATAAGGACCAGGGGTTGGTAATCAGATTGAGCAGGAAGGACCTACCTCCAAAGATGGAGGCTGATTCTTCAACATTGGATGAAAAGGTGGAGGATGAAGAGAATGATGAAATGGAGCAAGAAATGAAACGTGATGAGAATGATGAGGACCCCATCGATGAGCAAGACCTGGAGAAGGACGAAGATCTTCCCGAGCCTGGTGAACATTCTGCTGACAAGGATGGAGATGATGTGGGTGTGTTTGAGGATGAAGAGCATAAGGAGCGGTCTCAGGAGGATCAAGAGAAGAGCTTCCATGGTGATAATGTTTCTAGTGCTGTCACTCATGATCCCCCATCATCTGAGCAAGATGAGCTGTCCGATCATGCCCAAGAGAAGGTCTTGTTCGTGGATGATGCTTCAACTGCAGTGCCTCATGAAAACCACAAGGCCGGAAGCAAGGAGGAAGTGCGCAGGGCTAGGGAGAAGAGTTTCAGAGGCGATGATGTTGCTAGCTCTGTGGATCATGATGCCAAGGTGACAAAACCTCTTCCAGAGGAACAATTGAACACCATGGATAGGATATTTGAAGGCACCACAAATTTGTCCAATGGAATTTCATTTCGGGGCCCTGGTGTAAATGGATCAAATGCTACCGGGGGACATGTGGCTACTCCAACTAATATGTCTTCCCATCAGGATGCTGACATTCCTAGCATGAACCCAGAAAGCAAGACCCATCCCACTCCAGCAAATTTGACCAGCCACCATGAGCAAACTAATTCAACTTTGAATGGTCAAACAGAGCAGCAAATGAATTCAACGGCGGTGCTGCAGGGCCAAGTACAGCCTTTGACTGACCAGACATCATCTGTTGAGTTGCATTCTCCACCAAATGGCACCTTGGCTCAGGTAACAGATGGGCAAAAGTCCACATCTGGAGCTGGAAATGATGACAATAACACTGGCGCATCCTCCACGCTGGTGGACAACAAGGCCGACAGTGAAGATGCTCACAAAGAAGATGTGGATGTCTCCACGAAAATAATGAACAGGGCAATGAGTGAAGAAGAAGTTGTCCCTGAATGA